From the Elaeis guineensis isolate ETL-2024a chromosome 16, EG11, whole genome shotgun sequence genome, the window gtcgccgccgggacctgcaaaggaagtctaaaccggaggtggggttgctccggcaagaccctccgacgctcaagtcagttctctgcctcaacaagaatggagtgctcgaatggagaatttagcagagtttttagatgaaagattagagcttatagcataacgtatctggagccccctcttttataggcggagggggcagtagcctgatagcgacgtctgtaaccgtctggcagtgggctgccttgggtcaggcggagtttgctgcgaagagtagtggagtggacccgtggctatcaccggggtgtgccacgtggagtttgccgcggggagtggggcggcgtatgttgtcgcgattcgccagcagatgggagaatcgcgcggtatccgtcgcaggaagtggagcaggatcgtggccgttattgtggcctgtcagggagtagtggagctgcgcgggacccgtcatagggagtggagtagtgctgtgaccgttactgcggcctgtcagggagtgatggagctgcgtagagtccgccgcagggagtggagcagtgttgtccgtgactgtggcctgccagggggtccagacttgtcggtcgaagttcggttggagtcggtagcgaggtccggtatccgtaggagtttgggcgaggtcttcagtcggaatagaagacggagtctggtttccgtaggagtccggacgaagtctactcgcagcaaaagttaaagacgaagtccggctcccgtaggagtccgggcggagtcttcctgcgattaaagttaaaggcgaagtccggctcccgtaggagtccggacaaggcttaccggcagctgatgttgaggacggagcccggctcccgtaggagtccgggcggagtctactcgagcagattctgctgaggacttcggcacgaagtctgtctgcagccgttggagtcgaggacgaagtccggctcccgtaggagtccgggcggagtcttcctgcaattaaagttaaaggcgaagtccggctcccgtaggagtccggacaaggcttaccggcagctgatgttgaggacggagcccggctcccgtaggagtccgggcggagtctacttgagcagattctgctgaggacttcggcacgaagtctgtctgcagccgttggagtcgaggacgaagtccggctcccgtaagagtccggacaaggcttaccggcagttgatgttgaggacggagtctggctcccgtaggagtccgggcggagtctactcgagcagattctgctgaggacttcggcacgaagtctgtctgcagccgttggagtcgaggacgaagtctgactcccgtaggagtccgggcggagtcttcctgcaattaaagttaaaggcgaagtccggctcccgtaggagtccggacaaggcttaccggcagctgatgttgaggacggagcccgactcccgtaggagtccgggcggagtctactcgagcagattctactgaggacttcggcacaaagtctgtctgcagccgttggagtcgaggacgaagtccggctcccgtaggagtccggacggagtcttcctgcaattaaagttaaaggcgaagtccggctcccgtaggagtccggacaaggcttaccggcagctgatgttgagaacggagcccggctcccgtaggagtccgggcggagtctacttgagcagattatgctgaggacttcggcacgaagtctgtctgcagctgttggagtcgaggacgaagtccggctcccgtaggagtccggacatggcttaccggcagctgatgttgaggatggagcccggctcccgtaggagtccgggcggagtctactcgagcagattctgctgaggacttcggcacgaagtctgtctgcagccgttggagtcgaggacgaagtccggctcccgtaggagtccgggcggagtcttcctgcaattaaagttaaaggcgaagttcggctcccgtaggagtccggacaaggcttaccggcagctgatgttgaggacggagcccggctcccgtaggagtccgggcggagtctactcgagcagattctgctgaggacttcggcacgaagtctgtctgcagccgttggagtcgaggacgaagtccggctcccgtaggagttcgggcggagtcttcctgcaattaaagttaaaggcgaagtccggctcccgtaggagtccggacaaggcttaccggcagctgatgttgaggacggagcccggctcccgtaggagtccgggcggagtctactcgagcagattctgctgaggacttcggcacgaagtctgtctgcagccgttggagtcgaggacgaagtccggctcccgtaggagtccggacaaggcttaccggcagctgatgttgaggacggagcccggctcccgtaggagtccgggcggagtctacttgagcagattctgctgaggacttcggcacgaagtctgtctgcagccgttggagtcgaggacgaagtccggctcccgtaggagtccgggcggagtcttcctgcaattaaagttaaaggcgaagtccggctcccgtaggagtccggacaaggcttaccggcagctgatgttgaggacggagcccggctcccgtaggagtccgggcggagtctacttgagcagattctgctgaggacttcggctgtgggtattttatacccaacataaatAATGGTTGATAAGGACTATGGCTGAGTTAGTAGCAATGTGCCAACCTGTGCATAACAAGCAAATTACATGCTAAACAATTTTTTGTATTTCAACATGACACCATTGATTGAGAGAAAGGAAATGTCATGTTGAGATCTCTGATGAAGCAAATTCTATGTACAGTGGGATGTAGATAACTTCTATCTAGAGTTTCTTTAAACTCAATTTTGTCCATCATTGTTAGCTACCAGTTTACATTATGGATTGGTACAGCTTGCAGGTTTCAAGATGGAAGTGGTCAAAACAACATCGGCAGGTCATGCAAGAACTCTTGCTTCCACTGTTGATTTTGAAACATGCCCTGATGGTAAATATCATCAGTTATGTTTATCACTGTTCATTTCTTATGTCAGTTCAGCAGTCATCCTATTTTAATGTATTGACAGGAATTATATGTATCGGAGGAGATGGAATTGTAAATGAGGTCAGTTATTTTCTTGACCCAGCTTTCTCTCCTATTCcatcatttattatttttttttccattactTTTTCTGTGGTATTCATCTTTCTCCCTCTTGAAAGAGAATGTTTCTTTAGTAATTAATCATCTTTCATGTTCTTGGTGTGACCTTTAGTGATTAACAAATccatcatttaattttttttccattatgtTTTTCTGTGGTATTCATCTTTCTCCCTCTTGAAAGAGAATGTTTCTTTAGTAATAAATCATCTTTCATGTTCTTGGTGTGATCTTTAGTGATTAACAAAtccatcatttaaatttttttccattacaTTTTTCTGTGGTATTCATCTTTCTCCCTCTTGAAAGAGAATGTTTCTTTAGTAATTAATCATCTTTCATGTTCTTGGTGTGATCTTTAGTGATTAACAAATGATGGATTTGTTTATAAGAATAATTTAGTCATTTTGTTCAGATTGTGTAGTGATTTATTTTGGTTCATTAGTTAGAACTGAAAATATTTAGTTAACTTGTTTTGGAGTTGATTTGCTTCtatcttgataatttttttaatgttaaTCACCATGTTTTCTTAAACGTTCTCATTGTTGGACAAATGAGCAAGAAGTGCACTGGTCATCACCCCTCCCCCACCCTGggaaccaaaagaaaaaaatcgtgctagcttTGCTTCTGGTTTCACAAACATTTTCCACTTTCCCTCTAGTGATAATTTTAAAATGCAGTGGTACTCATGCCTTCctaagaaggagagggagaaggggggctttttttttttggggggtgggGGGCGCATGCACTCACTGACACACGCACGTGCACACACACATGCaggcacagagagagagagagagaatcaagGAGTTTATGTTATATACAATAGATTTTAGTCTCCATCACATAATACTTAGACTCCTTTGAGACTTTGTACTATGGATCACAAAAATGTCCTTTAGACTATCTCTTTTGGCACCTAAATCTATGCAGTTGAGTTTGCTACTTTGCTATGATCATGAATGTTACTAGATATTAtccatttttaatttaaatatttctgTTTTGTTTGGTATATAGTGTGCAAATTCAAGTATGACATAGTCCGTCTTTTAGTGTTGTTAATTTGTTATTATCCACTATTATCTGATTCCTAGTCCCATGCCTTTAATTTCTCCAATGTCCGTTCTCTGATGGCTCATCAGATCCCAAAATTATTTTTTGGTTTTCTCTTCAATCACAATTGCAGCATTTGCACTAGCAACCTCTTACCTTCAGGATAAAAAAAATCTagccataattttttaaaattgtttTGTTACAGTAAATTTTATGATGATGCAGGTTCTTAATGGTTTGCTCAGCAGAGATGATCAGCAAGTAGCAATTTCAATCCCAATTGGCATCATTCCTGCTGGTTCTGACAATTCACTTGTTTGGACTGTTCTGGGAGTTAGAGATCCAGTTTCTGCTGCAATGGCTATAGTGAAGGTACTCCTTTTCTTTTAAGCAGAATGAAGTAACAACCATACTGGTAATGGTCAACCTTAGTACTGTTCTATTACAAAGTGCTGTTTCATCTTTTGTTTTCCAAATGCCAATGCAATAGTTATTCATCAAGATTATCAATCAGTTTTTTTTAATGGTAACAAATGTTGAGGCTCAGTACCATATAAAAGATGATGCTTCAAAAGAATTTCCAAAAGAAATATTTGATTAGACAAAAATGAATCCAGAAACCACTTAGCCAGTGTGGTTTTTAACGTTGAAAGGATAGCAGCACAACCACTTTGTTAATTTGATATTCAAACAAATTACATGACCTGCCATATCTTCTAGTTACAGGAAACTATGTCCTCCTTACAATCAGGGTTGTGCATAACAAGTTACTGTGTATTGTCACTTTGCAGCATTTCCGGATGAATTACTGTTGTGTTTATCTGAAGATGCTTGATGTgtagtttgttggggttgcttctGTATTTTTCAAGTTCTAGGATATCTTACTAGCTGTTATCTTGATTCATCTTTATGTTCATGTCTTGCCCTGTCCCCCTTTTTATGCCTTTTTCGGTAAGCTGCAGCATGCTAAAGCTTTTTGATATCTCGTTATGCTTATGGTTCAATATTATTACAATGAAATTCCTTTTAGCATGCAATATGATCCTCAGAAAGTACCCTTTAGTTATTGCTGCATGATCATATCCTGCTGTTTAAAACTAATACTTGCATGATTATTTGGTTTTTCTTTGGGTACAGGGTGGTTTCACAGCTATAGATGTTCTTGCCGTTGAATGGATCCGGACTAGGGCTGTTCACTTTGGAATGACTGTTTCGTATTTTGGATTTCTTGGTGATGGTAACTTGTTATTATAGCTCTATGTTTTTATAGCCTGATTTGAAATTACCAGATATTATTAAGTTGTATCATGCATAATTACTTGATTTTGTATGGTTTATTTATCTGCTTCAAGCAAGATTTTAAATTCTTTGGGAGGGGCTATCTCGGCTTTCCTATGGAATGGGATGCACTGCTGTCCTGCCCTATCCCGACACTTGGGATAGAAGATGTGGGATGGTACCCCACGCAATGTCCTACAGGATGTTCTGTCAAGACTTGAATCGTGAGCTTCAATTGCCATTGGCTATATTTTTAACTAGTTAGTTGTCAAATAAGGGAGATGTGAACAATTTTTCTAAAGATAGGGAAAAGAATTCTTTGCTGAATCCCAAAAAAAACATTACTTCTAGGGAGATGTAAACTTGTCAAATTATTTCATTGGCATTAACATTTATGAGCCAAGTGCATTTCAGCTCTTTTGCTTATAACAAAGGAGTTTGAACACTCCATTTGTACAATGGCAACATAGTGGGGAACTGGGGATAGTTCCATCCAATGTGCTAGTTGAAGGATGTGCACCGAGGGGTGTATTGCTAATTGAGGAATTCAGGACTGGTCATTGGAAGTGATTCTTGTTTAGGATATGGCCTCTAACAAGGTTGCACTCGAAACTGCACAAGGTTTGGAAATGATGCAGCTTTTTATTATGCACGTTATTAACCCTTAACGGCATAATTagatcaccaaaaaaaaagaaaaaagaaaaaaaaagaagggcatCACTAGACACCTGCATGTGGATCTGACTATGATTGGATATGTGGCCAAGTGAAGATGACTTGCAAGGGAGaaaaagggcaaaaaaaaaaaaatctaaagctaAGCTTTTGAAGCAGTTGTCACCTAACTGATCATTAAATAGGAGCCATAGGGGACAAAGCCACTCTCAGCATCAGCCTGATTTTAGTGGACCAGGAACTGCAAGCGCCATCAGGAAACGCCACAAAACCATTTTTATCTAAACTCTTCTAGGCTGGTTGGACAAGATGGATGTTCTGACCCAAATCAAGCAACTAGTGATTAGGAAGAGGTGGGGATGAAGAATGATCTGGTGGTCTTTTCTAGATTATTCACAGTCCACACAAGTGTTTTCAGAATCATCCTATTTGGCAGTTGTCTTCCTTAAGGCAACTTGGTGAACTCATGTCTTTTTCAAATGTCAAGCTATTTGATTTGTGGTTTTGGAGTTGCATTTAAGCTCTGCAACTTTGTGGCAATATGAGAGCATAAAAGTTCGCCTGTAGTCCTGTTAGAAGGTAGAAATCTATCCTATATAATTTGAAGTTCTTTAGTTCTAGGACCAACTATAAGTTATGTGTGTAATAAATAATAGTGGCACCTAAATGAAAATTTGTAAATAACTGAGCAAGGATTTCAGTTGTCCCTTTTTGGGGAGTGCTGCAAGTGTGGCCTCTATGAATACCACTTAAGTGATGACTGATGAATTAGTGATTCAGTTTATTTTTAGAGGCTTTATCCTTCTTGTGTTGAATTTCacactttttttctttctttttcctttatgcTTATACCTGTTAAATTCTTCTAGCTATCATGCCAAATGCATAATCCTGGATTTATTTGGAACAGTGTATGCTATTGACAAATAGAATTTCTGATGGGATATGAATTACTTTCGGATGTTGAAGGAGTGGATAACATTATGAACCATTTTTCGTAATATTTCAAGGAGATGCGGTAGCTTTTGCTAGACTATTTGATATTAATTTCTCTAAGATGATTGATTGATAATAGTTCAAGCCTTCAAGGCTTACAGCTTATACTTTGGTTCTACATGCTAATTGCAAGTAGTGTGGTATCCAGCAGTGGGGTTCTCTAGTTTTGTAGACTCTGTCCTGTCTTCCAGTGATACTAATAGGGTTTCTCACCTGTAAGACAGAGGTTCCTCACAAGACCAGTTCATTTTCTGTCGTGATTCATATAATGTAATGCGCGCTATGTAAAGCAACTAAGTGTGGTTATAGATGCTTATAAGTTATATCTGCATAAACAAGGATGAATAGAAATTTCATAGAATAtgggacctttttttttttttgctaaatagAGTGTCCATTGTGATTGGGTTTTTTTCCCCAATTTTGCTGTCCCGAGTACATCTGTGCAATTATATTTAAACTTTTGAAGCATAAGTTCTGACATTTATTTTGATTTAGCTAACTGGATAAAATTAAAGTTTGTGCCTGGTttgttttttataattttctttcaCATGTAATCAGTATTGCCTATTTCAACTTATGAGATATGATGTGTGAAAAagttttcttttcctttcaaTTTTCTTATTGTAGTCCTGGAACTTTCTGAGAAGTATCAGAAGCATTTTGGCCCGCTTCGCTACTTTGTGGCTGGGTTTCTTAAATTTCTATTCTTGCCCAAGTACAGCTTTGAGTTGGAGTATCTTCCTAGTCCAAAAGAGGAACCAGACAAGGGAAAGGCTTTAAATGAGAAAGCTAAGCTTGATATGCAAGACCTCTACAGAGACATTGTTCGGAGGTCAAATAGAGAAGGCATTCCCAGGGCTTCCAGTTTATCCAGTATTGATTCAATTATGACTCCAAGCAGAATGTCTCCCGGAGAGTTGGATACAACTGGAAGCATGCTAGCCAGCACTGAGCCATTTGAGGATGGTCGTGGCCTTGATCCTAATTCAAAACATTTATCCTCGGGGAGAAGCAATTTGACAACAAAACCAGAAGAAGTTCTTCACCCCCAATCTCAGTTATCACCCAAACTTAATTGGCCAAGGATGAGCTCAAAATCACGGACAGATAAAGGTTGGACTGGCTTGAATGAAACAAATGTTTCTAGGTGTTCTTGGGCAGACACAGCAATTAATGACAGAGATGACATCTCATCAACATTGTCTGATCCAGGCCCCAATTGGGATTCCGAGCCAAAGTGGGATACTGAGCCAAATTGGGATCCTGAGCCTAACTGGGAAGTTGAGAACCCCGTTCATCTGCCGGAGCCACCTACTGACATGGAAGTAGGGGTCACCAAGGAACTCATTCCCAGGTTAGAAGAGAAGTGGGTAGTTAAGAAGGGCCACTTTCTTGGTGTCTTGGTCTGTAATCATTCCTGTAAAACTGTCCAGAGTTTAAGTTCTCAGGTTGTTGCACCAACAGCTGAGCATGATGACAACAGTTTGGACCTGCTTTTGGTCCATGGAAGAGGGAGATTGAGATTATTAAGATTTTTCATCTGCTTGCAGTTTGGTTGTCATCTTTCACTGCCCTATGTGGAATATATTAAGGTATGGTTGGTGATGTTTTAGTTTGTTTTTCCACCTTGTCCTGATGCATGTCTTAGTAGAAGATCTCAGTAAGGACCAAATAGGATAAAGATTAATGACCCACTTTATTAGAACATCTTAGAATTGAGCATGCTGTACAATTTATTTAGAAATAGATGACATTATTTTATGAAGATTTTTGTGTTTTAAGGTTTTCTATAAGAATACAAGTTACCAATTTGTTGAAGAGCAATGCTAAGGGAAAATCACTCTAAAAAAGTCACTCAGATAACCTCCACCAATCACTTTGCTTCATTAAATGGCACATTTCACGATTCCAATTGAAAGGGAGCAATGAGACTACAACACACCAATTGAGTAATTTTTTCCGTGATATTTTTTAGTTACCAAATTGATTTTTTGTTGTAGTGCAATGCTATTGTAACTTAGAAAAATCACTCAAAAAAGTCACTCAGGTATTGTTTACCAATCACTTTGCTTCATGAAATGGCAAACTTTATGATCCCAATTCAAAGGGAGCAATGAGAATACAACACACCAGTTGAGTAACTTTTTGAGTAACATTTTTGAGTTACTAAAGTATTTTTTAATTGTGTTCCTCTCACACTTTGACAAGATTCCGTAGTTATACAATTTCCCTATGACACCATTTTGTAATTCACTGGGAAAGATTTCTGTCCCCTGCTTCTAAGACTATTGAATGCTAATTTTCGAACTGAGttccttcttcctcaagattgcaTCAATTGAATAACCATTATTCCCTTTAAAAACCATGTTACTGTTTATTAACAAACCTAGAACTCTGGAATATGACGTGTTTGTGCCTCATAACTCATTAATAGTTAGATAGGGTAAGGGCTGGTCAAATCCAAACAGCGGCAACGCTAATGGCACATAAACAAGGCCCATAATAACAACAAAAACCTATTAAGATAAACAAGAGGTGAAA encodes:
- the LOC105059488 gene encoding sphingoid long-chain bases kinase 1 isoform X1 yields the protein MQKSLCHFKSNSSFRVLPQQCLRRLSKRHCQIASGQPSSPTVFPEKQRKRTSLREHKVNGIHESPGKEKAQEHIIDIGDEHCDLIGDEVFSGKLALDNKSKNAGAETGSGTSSPNIIDAKLTSKAMVWGSHKLSLEDVISVSYNAGLRHFTVHSYPLRKRSCGLSCFSKPCRNQMDYRFLASNSEEAIQWVSSFANQQCFVNCLPHPMLSSQKQSSNIVARNPLYDLPHFKSRTPPKVLVILNPRSGHGRSSRVFHGEVEPIFKLAGFKMEVVKTTSAGHARTLASTVDFETCPDGIICIGGDGIVNEVLNGLLSRDDQQVAISIPIGIIPAGSDNSLVWTVLGVRDPVSAAMAIVKGGFTAIDVLAVEWIRTRAVHFGMTVSYFGFLGDVLELSEKYQKHFGPLRYFVAGFLKFLFLPKYSFELEYLPSPKEEPDKGKALNEKAKLDMQDLYRDIVRRSNREGIPRASSLSSIDSIMTPSRMSPGELDTTGSMLASTEPFEDGRGLDPNSKHLSSGRSNLTTKPEEVLHPQSQLSPKLNWPRMSSKSRTDKGWTGLNETNVSRCSWADTAINDRDDISSTLSDPGPNWDSEPKWDTEPNWDPEPNWEVENPVHLPEPPTDMEVGVTKELIPRLEEKWVVKKGHFLGVLVCNHSCKTVQSLSSQVVAPTAEHDDNSLDLLLVHGRGRLRLLRFFICLQFGCHLSLPYVEYIKVKSVRIRPTKNTHNGCGIDGELLRVNGQVMCSLLPNQCRLIGHPARDCE
- the LOC105059488 gene encoding sphingoid long-chain bases kinase 1 isoform X3, which codes for MVWGSHKLSLEDVISVSYNAGLRHFTVHSYPLRKRSCGLSCFSKPCRNQMDYRFLASNSEEAIQWVSSFANQQCFVNCLPHPMLSSQKQSSNIVARNPLYDLPHFKSRTPPKVLVILNPRSGHGRSSRVFHGEVEPIFKLAGFKMEVVKTTSAGHARTLASTVDFETCPDGIICIGGDGIVNEVLNGLLSRDDQQVAISIPIGIIPAGSDNSLVWTVLGVRDPVSAAMAIVKGGFTAIDVLAVEWIRTRAVHFGMTVSYFGFLGDVLELSEKYQKHFGPLRYFVAGFLKFLFLPKYSFELEYLPSPKEEPDKGKALNEKAKLDMQDLYRDIVRRSNREGIPRASSLSSIDSIMTPSRMSPGELDTTGSMLASTEPFEDGRGLDPNSKHLSSGRSNLTTKPEEVLHPQSQLSPKLNWPRMSSKSRTDKGWTGLNETNVSRCSWADTAINDRDDISSTLSDPGPNWDSEPKWDTEPNWDPEPNWEVENPVHLPEPPTDMEVGVTKELIPRLEEKWVVKKGHFLGVLVCNHSCKTVQSLSSQVVAPTAEHDDNSLDLLLVHGRGRLRLLRFFICLQFGCHLSLPYVEYIKVKSVRIRPTKNTHNGCGIDGELLRVNGQVMCSLLPNQCRLIGHPARDCE
- the LOC105059488 gene encoding sphingoid long-chain bases kinase 1 isoform X4 — encoded protein: MDYRFLASNSEEAIQWVSSFANQQCFVNCLPHPMLSSQKQSSNIVARNPLYDLPHFKSRTPPKVLVILNPRSGHGRSSRVFHGEVEPIFKLAGFKMEVVKTTSAGHARTLASTVDFETCPDGIICIGGDGIVNEVLNGLLSRDDQQVAISIPIGIIPAGSDNSLVWTVLGVRDPVSAAMAIVKGGFTAIDVLAVEWIRTRAVHFGMTVSYFGFLGDVLELSEKYQKHFGPLRYFVAGFLKFLFLPKYSFELEYLPSPKEEPDKGKALNEKAKLDMQDLYRDIVRRSNREGIPRASSLSSIDSIMTPSRMSPGELDTTGSMLASTEPFEDGRGLDPNSKHLSSGRSNLTTKPEEVLHPQSQLSPKLNWPRMSSKSRTDKGWTGLNETNVSRCSWADTAINDRDDISSTLSDPGPNWDSEPKWDTEPNWDPEPNWEVENPVHLPEPPTDMEVGVTKELIPRLEEKWVVKKGHFLGVLVCNHSCKTVQSLSSQVVAPTAEHDDNSLDLLLVHGRGRLRLLRFFICLQFGCHLSLPYVEYIKVKSVRIRPTKNTHNGCGIDGELLRVNGQVMCSLLPNQCRLIGHPARDCE
- the LOC105059488 gene encoding sphingoid long-chain bases kinase 1 isoform X2 → MQKSLCHFKSNSSFRVLPQQCLRRLSKRHCQIASGQPSSPTVFPEKQRKRTSLREHKVNGIHESPGKEKAQEHIIDIGDEHCDLIGDEVFSGKLALDNKSKNAGAETGSGTSSPNIIDAKLTSKAMVWGSHKLSLEDVISVSYNAGLRHFTVHSYPLRKRSCGLSCFSKPCRNQMDYRFLASNSEEAIQWVSSFANQQCFVNCLPHPMLSSQKQSSNIVARNPLYDLPHFKSRTPPKVLVILNPRSGHGRSSRVFHGEVEPIFKVLNGLLSRDDQQVAISIPIGIIPAGSDNSLVWTVLGVRDPVSAAMAIVKGGFTAIDVLAVEWIRTRAVHFGMTVSYFGFLGDVLELSEKYQKHFGPLRYFVAGFLKFLFLPKYSFELEYLPSPKEEPDKGKALNEKAKLDMQDLYRDIVRRSNREGIPRASSLSSIDSIMTPSRMSPGELDTTGSMLASTEPFEDGRGLDPNSKHLSSGRSNLTTKPEEVLHPQSQLSPKLNWPRMSSKSRTDKGWTGLNETNVSRCSWADTAINDRDDISSTLSDPGPNWDSEPKWDTEPNWDPEPNWEVENPVHLPEPPTDMEVGVTKELIPRLEEKWVVKKGHFLGVLVCNHSCKTVQSLSSQVVAPTAEHDDNSLDLLLVHGRGRLRLLRFFICLQFGCHLSLPYVEYIKVKSVRIRPTKNTHNGCGIDGELLRVNGQVMCSLLPNQCRLIGHPARDCE